From Triticum urartu cultivar G1812 chromosome 2, Tu2.1, whole genome shotgun sequence, a single genomic window includes:
- the LOC125537650 gene encoding chloroplast envelope quinone oxidoreductase homolog yields MATGTGGRPATMRAVQYSGYGGGSAALKYVEIPVPSLKKGEVLIKVEAASINPADCRIQKGLLRPFVPKFPFIPVTDVAGEIVEIGSAVQEFKVGDKVVSKLIFWKAGGLAEYVAASESITAPLPTGVSSADAAGLPVAGLTALQAVKAIGTKFDGTGVGSNILVTAASGGIGSYAVQLAKLGNHNVTATCGARNLELVADIGADEALDYKTPEGAALKNSSGKKYDYIVNTTNGGKWSAFKPSLGSHGRVVDVAPNFGNFVASILTLFSKKKLSTVILSLGMEDLRFLLELVKERKLKTVIDSRHPFEKAADAWEKSLSGHATGKVIVEM; encoded by the exons ATGGCAACCGGCACCGGCGGGAGgccagccaccatgcgcgccgtCCAGTACAGTGGCTACGGTGGCGGCAGCGCTGCCCTCAAG TATGTGGAGATCCCTGTTCCATCACTGAAAAAAGGTGAAGTTCTTATAAAAGTTGAAGCAGCAAGCATCAATCCAGCCGATTGTCGGATACAGAAGGGACTGCTACGTCCTTTTGTCCCTAAATTTCCATTCATTCCAG TAACCGACGTTGCTGGAGAGATTGTTGAGATTGGTTCTGCGGTCCAAGAGTTCAAAGTTGGCGACAAAGTTGTTTCCAAGTTGATATTCTGG AAAGCTGGTGGCCTCGCAGAGTACGTGGCGGCATCGGAGAGCATCACCGCCCCCCTCCCTACCGGCGTGTCCTCTGCGGATGCCGCAGGGCTCCCCGTGGCCGGCCTCACGGCGCTTCAGGCCGTGAAGGCCATTGGCACCAAGTTCGACGGCACGGGCGTCGGCAGCAACATCCTGGTCACTGCTGCGTCCGGTGGCATCGGCTCGTACGCCGTCCAGCTCGCTAAGCTCGGGAACCACAACGTCACGGCCACCTGCGGCGCGCGCAACCTGGAGCTTGTCGCGGACATCGGCGCCGACGAGGCGCTCGACTACAAGACCCCGGAAGGCGCGGCACTGAAGAACTCTTCCGGCAAGAAGTACGACTACATCGTCAACACCACGAACGGCGGCAAGTGGTCGGCGTTCAAGCCGAGTCTCGGCAGCCACGGCAGAGTGGTCGACGTAGCTCCCAACTTTGGGAATTTTGTCGCGTCCATTCTGACGCTATTCTCCAAGAAGAAGCTGTCCACGGTTATCCTGTCGCTGGGTATGGAGGACCTCAGGTTTTTGCTTGAGCTGGTGAAGGAAAGGAAGCTCAAGACGGTCATCGACTCGCGGCATCCATTCGAGAAGGCGGCAGATGCGTGGGAAAAGAGCTTGAGTGGCCATGCAACGGGGAAGGTCATAGTTGAGATGTGA